GGAGGCAACCACTAAGTCCGTTTTTTCTCGTATAGGAACGCCGAAACCCTTAACAACTTCTCGGCAGCCCTCTTCCCACGCTTGCCGCCAGTGTCCCGCAACAAAACGTGCGAATTTTCCTTCCGGCGTAAAAACGGCATTCAATAAAAAAGACGGCTTCACCATCTCGCCAATTTCCAGTTGATCCAGATTCATGGCATTCGCTTCAATGCTTCCAGCATACGCCTCTGGGTGAATGCCGCCGCCCGCATCTGGGTGCAGACAAAGGCGATGATTCGCCTGAATACTGTTGTAAGCAGATACGCCAGGCATGATGGCTTTTCGTCCACCACCAAAGCCAGCCATAATATGGTAGACAATACCGCCGGTAACAATCACCTTGTCTGCATTTGCTACACGTTTATGAATGGACACCGGCGTTCCTCGGGACGTAGTTCCGAAAAAAATGAAATCCTCTTCCTTTTGCGCTTGGCTTTGGCAAACAGCAACTCGCTTTACCACTTCTCGTCCGAAAACCAATTCATTTTCTTCGTCCGTCTGCTGACGATGTGCGCCCAAGGCAACAACAAGAGTGATATTTTCATCGGCTACGCCATAACGATTGAGTTCATCCAGAAGAACCGGAAGAAACAGATCGAACCGCACCCACCTGCGTGTGACGTCGCTGACAATAATGACAACGCTCTCGCCTGATCTTATTAGCTCATTCAAAGGAGGGCTGGCAATCGGATACTGAAGAGCCTGCCGAACCGCCTCTGCTATATCAACAACAGGAACCGCCTTTTTGCCGCACACCTCGTTAACGACTTGCGCGCTAGGCAACGATACGCTTACGCTACTCTCCCCAAAAGGAAACTCATACTTTACCGCCGTTGACTTACTCACTTAAAAACCTCCATAGCAACGTCCTGCCATAACTATAGCCTCACTATTGCCGACCATCCTTAGAGCATTTTTTTCCTGTTTTCGCCAACGCAGCCAAAGTAACCCTACCTTTAAAAGTTTCATCCTAACGCCTCCTTCAGAAAATCATGCCGCCTCACGCTAAGGCCTGCTCTAAATCAGCAAGCAAATCGTCTGCATTTTCCAAGCCCACCGACAAACGCAACAACCCTTCCGGCGTAGTGCTTTGCGGTCCTTCCACAGAGGCGCGGTGCTCAATGAGGCTTTCCACGCCGCCCAAGCTGGTCGCCCGAGAAATGATACGCACCCGCGCAGTCACATCCAGCGCTTTCTCCTTACCTCCCGTCACTTCAAAGGACAGCATCCCGCCAAAAAGGCTCATCTGCTTTTTCGCCGTCTCATAGCCCGGATGAGACGGTAGTCCAGGATAGTAAACACGCTCCACTTTCGGATGATTTTCTAAAAACTGCGCCACCGCCATAGCCCCTTCGCAGTGATTGCGTATGCGACACGGCAATGTCTGCAGCCCACGTTGCACTAGCCAGCAGTCAAAAGGCGACGGAACCGCTCCGCCGATTTGTTGTACTAACCGCAGACGCTTGAAGTAGTCATTTTCGGTTTTGCTAACCACTACGCCGCCAAGAACATCACTGTGTCCGCCGAAATATTTCGTCGTCGAATGCACCACAAGATCCGCGCCTAAGTCTAAGGGACGCTGCAAAATGGGCGTCGCCCACGTATTGTCGCAAGCGCAAAGAATACCCGCCTCATGTGCGATTTTGGCAACCGCTGCAATATCCGTAATTTTAAGAGTAGGATTGGACGGCGTCTCTAGAAAAATAAGTTTTGTATTCTTCTGCAACGCCTGCGCAACACGCTCTGGATCTGTCGT
This genomic window from uncultured Anaeromusa sp. contains:
- the larA gene encoding nickel-dependent lactate racemase; this encodes MSKSTAVKYEFPFGESSVSVSLPSAQVVNEVCGKKAVPVVDIAEAVRQALQYPIASPPLNELIRSGESVVIIVSDVTRRWVRFDLFLPVLLDELNRYGVADENITLVVALGAHRQQTDEENELVFGREVVKRVAVCQSQAQKEEDFIFFGTTSRGTPVSIHKRVANADKVIVTGGIVYHIMAGFGGGRKAIMPGVSAYNSIQANHRLCLHPDAGGGIHPEAYAGSIEANAMNLDQLEIGEMVKPSFLLNAVFTPEGKFARFVAGHWRQAWEEGCREVVKGFGVPIREKTDLVVASAGGYPKDINLYQATKTIANAFQAVKERGVIVFFLECRDIQEPQEFSDWFQYDVAQREAILREGFTVPGFSALKIGAIAAAVSLIVVSLPQNRSFFEKAGFLVVETPEEALEKAEQLLERKDFSVSVMAHAADTLPLL
- a CDS encoding PLP-dependent aspartate aminotransferase family protein; the protein is MKIETKAIHLGHETDLATGAVVPPLYLATTYERDGDGTYPRGYVYSRLDNPNRKSLEQSVAVLENGEVAAAFSSGLAAIMALFQSLSAGDHVIASRDLYHGTTKMLKEIFGPWKLEASFVDTTDPERVAQALQKNTKLIFLETPSNPTLKITDIAAVAKIAHEAGILCACDNTWATPILQRPLDLGADLVVHSTTKYFGGHSDVLGGVVVSKTENDYFKRLRLVQQIGGAVPSPFDCWLVQRGLQTLPCRIRNHCEGAMAVAQFLENHPKVERVYYPGLPSHPGYETAKKQMSLFGGMLSFEVTGGKEKALDVTARVRIISRATSLGGVESLIEHRASVEGPQSTTPEGLLRLSVGLENADDLLADLEQALA